Proteins encoded together in one Streptomyces umbrinus window:
- a CDS encoding DNA polymerase III subunit delta' → MTVWDDLVGQEKVSVQLDAAARDADAQVTAVADHTPVAEASKMTHAWLFTGPPGSGRSTAARAFAAALQCVSPDRALGGSPGCGFCDGCHTSLIGTHADVQIIRTDLLSIGVKETRDLVRRAQMSPAGRRWQVIIVEDADRLTEGAGNVLLKAIEEPAPRTVWLLCAPSIEDVLPTIRSRCRHLTLRTPPVDAVADVLVRRDGIEPDVAAAVARATQGHIGRARRLATDERARARRAAVLKLPLRVDDVGACLKAAQELIDAASEDAKQVAEETDVKETEDMKAALGASQGGRMPRGTAGVMKELEDKQKRRKTRTQRDSLDLALIDLTAFYRDVLALQFGTSLALANTEMRDTLDRLARGSSPETTLRRIEAIAACREALDRNVAPLLAVEAMTMALRAG, encoded by the coding sequence ATGACCGTGTGGGACGACCTGGTGGGCCAGGAGAAGGTGAGCGTGCAACTCGACGCCGCCGCCCGGGACGCCGACGCGCAGGTCACGGCGGTGGCGGACCACACCCCGGTCGCCGAGGCGTCGAAGATGACGCACGCCTGGCTCTTCACGGGGCCGCCGGGCTCGGGCCGTTCCACCGCCGCGCGGGCCTTCGCCGCGGCTCTCCAGTGCGTGAGCCCCGACCGGGCTCTTGGCGGATCCCCCGGCTGCGGGTTCTGCGACGGCTGTCACACAAGCCTGATCGGCACCCACGCCGACGTGCAGATCATCCGCACCGACCTCCTCTCCATCGGCGTGAAGGAGACCCGCGATCTCGTGCGTCGGGCACAGATGTCCCCGGCGGGCCGCCGCTGGCAGGTCATCATCGTGGAAGACGCCGACCGCCTCACGGAGGGCGCGGGCAACGTCCTGCTGAAGGCCATCGAAGAGCCCGCCCCCCGCACGGTCTGGCTCCTCTGCGCGCCCTCCATCGAGGACGTACTGCCCACCATCCGCTCCCGCTGCCGTCACCTCACGCTCCGGACGCCTCCCGTGGACGCGGTCGCCGATGTCCTCGTACGCCGCGACGGCATCGAGCCGGACGTGGCGGCCGCCGTGGCCCGCGCCACCCAGGGGCACATCGGGCGGGCCCGCCGTCTCGCCACGGACGAGCGCGCCCGCGCGCGGCGCGCCGCCGTCCTCAAACTGCCCCTCCGTGTCGACGACGTGGGTGCCTGCCTCAAGGCGGCCCAGGAGCTGATCGACGCGGCCTCCGAGGACGCCAAACAGGTCGCCGAGGAGACCGACGTCAAGGAGACCGAGGACATGAAGGCGGCGCTCGGCGCGTCCCAGGGCGGCCGGATGCCGCGCGGCACCGCGGGCGTGATGAAGGAGCTGGAGGACAAGCAGAAGCGCCGCAAGACGCGTACGCAGCGCGACAGCCTGGACCTGGCCCTGATCGACCTCACGGCCTTCTACCGCGACGTGCTGGCCCTCCAGTTCGGCACCAGCCTCGCCCTCGCCAACACGGAGATGCGGGACACCTTGGACAGGCTGGCGCGCGGCTCGTCGCCCGAGACCACCCTGCGCCGGATAGAGGCGATCGCCGCCTGCCGCGAGGCCCTCGACCGGAATGTGGCGCCGCTGCTTGCGGTGGAGGCGATGACGATGGCGCTGCGGGCGGGTTGA
- a CDS encoding alpha/beta hydrolase, protein MYTRRRPRSPRANRSLRACGTLLAVAGLLVSACSAGSSTSSASPAGAEAALRALPEATPSALASYYGQRPAWRACGVAGFECTTLKAPLDYAEPAKGDVRLAVSRKKATGPGKRLGSLLVNPGGPGGSAVGYLQAYAGIGYPAKVRARYDMVAVDPRGVARSEPVECLTGREMDTFTQTDTTPDNARETGELVDAFKGFAEGCGRRAGNLLRHVSTVEAARDMDLVRAALGDEKLTYVGASYGTFLGATYAGLYPERVGRLVLDGALDPSLPARRTNRDQTAGFETAFQSFAKDCVHESDCPLGGAGTTTEQVGKNLKAFFRQLDGAPIGTGDADGRKLGEALATTGVIAAMYDEGSWPQLRDALDMAMKDKDGAGLLALSDSYYERDSDGKYENLMFANAAVNCLDLPAAFSSPEEVKDALPSFEQASPVFGESLAWASLNCAYWPVKATGEARSIEAKGAAPIVVVGTVRDPATPYRWAQALAAQLSSGTLLTYDGDGHTAYGRGSACIDSAINEYLLEGTPPKSGKRCSGA, encoded by the coding sequence ATGTACACCAGGCGCCGGCCCAGGTCACCTCGGGCCAACCGATCCCTTCGCGCGTGCGGCACGTTGCTCGCCGTCGCCGGACTGCTCGTCTCCGCCTGCTCCGCGGGGAGTTCGACCAGCTCCGCGAGCCCTGCCGGAGCGGAGGCCGCGCTGCGTGCGCTGCCTGAGGCCACCCCCTCGGCGCTGGCCTCGTACTACGGTCAGCGGCCGGCTTGGCGCGCCTGTGGTGTCGCCGGCTTCGAGTGCACGACGCTGAAGGCCCCGCTCGACTACGCCGAGCCGGCCAAGGGCGACGTCCGGCTGGCCGTCTCCCGCAAGAAGGCCACGGGTCCCGGCAAGCGGCTCGGTTCGCTGCTGGTCAACCCGGGCGGGCCGGGCGGTTCGGCGGTCGGTTACCTCCAGGCGTACGCAGGAATCGGGTACCCGGCGAAGGTCCGCGCCCGCTACGACATGGTCGCGGTCGACCCGCGCGGTGTCGCCCGCAGCGAGCCCGTCGAATGCCTCACCGGGCGCGAGATGGACACGTTCACGCAGACGGACACGACCCCCGACAACGCGCGCGAGACCGGTGAACTGGTCGATGCCTTCAAGGGGTTCGCGGAGGGCTGCGGGCGGCGCGCGGGGAACCTGCTGCGCCATGTGTCCACGGTCGAGGCGGCCCGTGACATGGACCTCGTGCGCGCGGCGCTGGGCGACGAGAAGCTGACGTACGTGGGTGCTTCGTACGGCACGTTTCTCGGGGCGACGTACGCGGGCCTGTATCCGGAGCGGGTCGGCCGGCTCGTCCTGGACGGCGCGCTGGACCCGTCGCTGCCCGCGCGGAGGACGAACCGGGACCAGACGGCGGGCTTCGAGACGGCGTTCCAGTCCTTCGCCAAGGACTGCGTGCACGAGTCGGACTGCCCGCTGGGCGGCGCGGGCACGACGACGGAGCAGGTCGGCAAGAACCTGAAGGCCTTCTTCCGGCAACTGGACGGCGCCCCTATCGGGACGGGCGACGCGGACGGCCGCAAGCTGGGCGAGGCGCTGGCCACGACGGGCGTCATCGCCGCGATGTACGACGAAGGGTCCTGGCCCCAACTGCGCGACGCCCTCGACATGGCCATGAAGGACAAGGACGGCGCGGGCCTGCTCGCCCTCTCCGACAGCTATTACGAGCGCGACTCCGACGGCAAGTACGAGAACCTGATGTTCGCCAACGCGGCGGTCAACTGTCTGGACCTGCCGGCCGCCTTCTCCTCCCCCGAGGAGGTGAAGGACGCGCTCCCCTCCTTCGAGCAGGCCTCCCCGGTCTTCGGCGAGAGCCTCGCCTGGGCCTCCCTGAACTGCGCGTACTGGCCCGTGAAGGCGACCGGCGAAGCCCGCAGCATCGAGGCGAAGGGCGCCGCCCCCATCGTGGTCGTCGGCACGGTCCGTGACCCCGCGACCCCCTACCGCTGGGCCCAGGCCCTCGCCGCCCAGCTCTCCTCCGGCACCCTCCTCACCTACGACGGCGACGGCCACACGGCCTACGGGAGGGGCAGCGCCTGCATCGACTCCGCGATCAACGAATACCTCCTCGAAGGCACCCCTCCGAAGAGCGGAAAGCGCTGCTCAGGGGCATGA
- a CDS encoding MFS transporter — translation MTSGTAALQERRYRILVTGYAISSYGTFLNVVALSLYVYAVTDRALAVGVFMAVRLAAGFVAGLAAAAVLARWSAKGVMFWANVAQAAALLLLVLAPDGFRTGTLFAVSAVVGASGTLFMVTLRSSIPDMVGEGRHTWANSLMVSGRSMAMVAGFASSGVVVSLLGYTAAFLVDMATFLVCALTVLLLPMPMGPARGNEEKGSQGKEAEDSQGSQEEEGADGQGRRDGRRRVPAALVALGAVPVLGLMVALRGIDALGSSSHNAALPVYSTELDADNPAVFVSVFWCVWALGNVLVQQVLQRYTKRTGRSVGALGFGLGTIAMSGTFILAFAGLPWAATVLVALLAGAADGLTEVSYTSHLQTLPSPLRTHAFGLSATVENLGFGVGMIVVAAALDVFTPLSVVGVAHGAAIVLALVYVARVLRGRGAAQAQEAREAQEAVPESEEREGKNGKGESGAGPARGGHRDGAEVSGG, via the coding sequence GTGACGTCCGGTACGGCAGCGCTTCAGGAACGCCGGTACCGGATCCTGGTCACCGGCTACGCGATCTCCTCGTACGGCACCTTCCTCAACGTCGTGGCGCTCAGCCTGTACGTCTACGCTGTCACGGACCGGGCGCTGGCCGTCGGTGTGTTCATGGCCGTACGACTCGCCGCTGGGTTCGTCGCGGGGCTCGCCGCGGCCGCGGTCCTGGCCCGCTGGTCCGCGAAGGGCGTCATGTTCTGGGCCAACGTGGCCCAGGCGGCGGCGCTGCTCCTGCTCGTGCTGGCCCCCGACGGATTCCGTACGGGCACGCTGTTCGCCGTCTCCGCGGTGGTCGGGGCCTCAGGCACCCTGTTCATGGTCACCCTGCGCAGCTCCATCCCGGACATGGTCGGCGAGGGGCGCCACACCTGGGCCAACTCGCTGATGGTCAGCGGGCGTTCGATGGCGATGGTGGCCGGGTTCGCCTCGTCGGGCGTGGTGGTGTCACTGCTCGGCTACACCGCTGCCTTCCTCGTGGACATGGCCACCTTCCTCGTCTGCGCCTTGACCGTCCTGCTCCTCCCGATGCCCATGGGCCCGGCGCGCGGCAACGAGGAGAAGGGCAGCCAGGGCAAGGAAGCAGAGGACAGCCAGGGCAGTCAGGAAGAAGAGGGTGCCGACGGGCAGGGGCGCCGGGACGGTCGGCGGCGGGTGCCCGCCGCGCTCGTGGCGCTCGGCGCGGTTCCGGTGCTCGGGCTGATGGTGGCGCTGCGCGGTATCGACGCGCTCGGGTCCTCGTCGCACAACGCGGCGCTGCCCGTGTACTCCACCGAACTCGACGCCGACAACCCGGCCGTGTTCGTCAGCGTCTTCTGGTGCGTCTGGGCGCTCGGCAACGTCCTCGTCCAGCAGGTACTGCAGAGGTACACCAAGCGGACGGGGCGCTCGGTCGGTGCCCTGGGCTTCGGGCTCGGCACCATCGCCATGTCGGGGACCTTCATCCTGGCCTTCGCCGGGCTCCCTTGGGCCGCGACGGTGCTGGTAGCGCTGCTGGCCGGCGCGGCCGACGGTCTGACCGAGGTGTCGTACACCTCGCATCTGCAGACCCTGCCGAGCCCCCTGCGCACCCACGCCTTCGGGCTCTCCGCCACGGTGGAGAACCTCGGGTTCGGCGTCGGCATGATCGTGGTCGCCGCGGCCCTCGACGTCTTCACGCCGCTGTCGGTCGTCGGCGTCGCGCACGGTGCCGCCATCGTCCTCGCCCTGGTGTACGTGGCCCGGGTGCTGCGGGGGCGCGGAGCGGCGCAGGCACAGGAAGCGCGGGAAGCGCAGGAGGCCGTGCCGGAGAGCGAGGAGCGGGAGGGGAAGAACGGGAAGGGGGAGAGCGGTGCAGGACCCGCGCGTGGCGGTCATCGGGATGGCGCTGAGGTTTCCGGGGGCTGA
- the tmk gene encoding dTMP kinase, producing MLVGALLLPVAALVLAKADDRAGVPLRHDLLDALRGGDDPVQAHAAKGFFIALEGGDGAGKSTQAEAIAEWIRAKGHEVVVTREPGATPVGKRLRSILLDVSSAGLSHRAEALLYAADRAEHVDTVVRPALERGAVVVSDRYIDSSVAYQGAGRDLSPTEIARINRWATDGLVPHLTVLLDVAPETARERFTEAPDRLESEPAEFHARVRSGFLTLAAADPARYLVVDAGQEPEAVTTVIRHRLDVVLPLSEAEIKAKEEARKAAEEEARRRAEEEAARKAEEERLERERQEQLARLRAEEEERKQRELEEAQRREAERQAEEARQRAEAARVRAEQEQARQLAEEQARAAEEARRRKQAEEEARLRAEAEERRLEKQRKAEEALLRAEQARRAAEAQREAEASSAAAAAAAAASAADSGAPGASGVSGGAGSGGSAGGRDNETVPTPVVTPTNASGGPADETAVLPPVPPRDAGPDDAETTVLPQPPAPQGAADETAVLPPVRPGSAADETAVLPPVRPGSAADETAVLPPVGQGSAADETAVLPPVRDDRGGGEQGSGPADRVPPGYFRDERPGSEGTDARTRELPQVDEDGTPRRRPRSDWAEETPLDDLPTLADELLGPRDDDEPDEGRGRRRR from the coding sequence ATGCTGGTCGGCGCGCTGCTGCTGCCGGTCGCCGCGCTGGTGCTGGCCAAGGCCGACGACCGCGCCGGAGTTCCGCTGCGGCACGACCTGCTGGACGCGCTGCGCGGCGGGGACGATCCCGTGCAGGCGCACGCCGCGAAGGGCTTCTTCATCGCCCTGGAGGGCGGCGACGGGGCCGGGAAGTCGACCCAGGCCGAGGCGATCGCGGAGTGGATCCGCGCCAAGGGGCACGAGGTCGTGGTGACGCGCGAGCCGGGTGCCACGCCCGTCGGGAAGCGGCTGCGGTCGATCCTGCTCGACGTGTCGTCGGCCGGTCTCTCGCACCGTGCGGAAGCGCTGCTGTACGCCGCCGACCGCGCCGAGCACGTCGACACCGTCGTGCGGCCCGCCCTGGAGCGGGGCGCGGTGGTCGTCTCCGACCGCTACATCGACTCCTCCGTGGCGTACCAGGGGGCCGGGCGTGACCTGTCCCCGACCGAGATCGCCCGTATCAACCGGTGGGCGACCGACGGGCTGGTGCCCCATCTGACCGTGCTGCTCGACGTGGCGCCGGAGACCGCCCGTGAGCGGTTCACCGAGGCGCCGGACCGCCTTGAGTCGGAGCCCGCCGAGTTCCACGCGCGCGTGCGGTCCGGTTTCCTGACGCTCGCGGCCGCCGACCCGGCGCGCTATCTGGTCGTCGACGCCGGGCAGGAGCCCGAAGCGGTCACGACCGTGATCCGGCATCGGCTGGATGTGGTGCTCCCGCTCTCCGAGGCCGAGATCAAGGCCAAGGAGGAGGCCCGCAAGGCGGCCGAGGAGGAGGCGCGTCGGCGCGCCGAGGAAGAGGCCGCCCGCAAGGCCGAGGAGGAGCGGCTGGAGCGCGAGCGCCAGGAGCAGCTCGCCCGGCTGCGCGCGGAGGAAGAGGAGCGCAAGCAGCGCGAGCTGGAGGAGGCCCAGCGGCGCGAGGCCGAGCGGCAGGCCGAGGAGGCCCGGCAGCGCGCCGAGGCGGCACGCGTGCGTGCCGAGCAGGAACAGGCGCGGCAGCTCGCGGAGGAGCAGGCCCGCGCGGCCGAGGAGGCGCGCCGGCGCAAGCAGGCCGAGGAGGAGGCGCGGCTCCGGGCCGAGGCCGAGGAGCGGCGGCTGGAGAAGCAGCGGAAGGCCGAGGAGGCGTTGCTCCGGGCCGAGCAGGCTCGGCGGGCGGCGGAGGCGCAGAGGGAAGCAGAGGCTTCCAGCGCGGCCGCGGCTGCGGCGGCGGCTGCGAGTGCGGCGGATTCCGGAGCTCCCGGTGCTTCCGGTGTTTCCGGAGGGGCTGGTTCCGGTGGTTCGGCGGGCGGCCGTGACAACGAGACGGTGCCGACGCCCGTCGTGACACCCACGAACGCGTCCGGCGGACCGGCCGACGAGACGGCGGTGCTTCCTCCGGTGCCGCCTCGCGACGCCGGGCCCGACGACGCCGAGACGACCGTGCTGCCGCAGCCCCCGGCGCCGCAGGGAGCGGCCGACGAGACCGCCGTGTTGCCGCCGGTGCGGCCGGGTTCCGCTGCCGATGAGACTGCCGTGTTGCCCCCGGTGAGGCCGGGATCGGCTGCCGACGAGACGGCCGTGCTGCCGCCGGTCGGGCAGGGCTCCGCCGCGGACGAGACGGCTGTGCTTCCTCCCGTACGGGACGACCGTGGCGGCGGCGAGCAGGGGAGTGGTCCGGCGGACCGGGTGCCCCCGGGGTACTTCCGTGACGAGCGGCCGGGGAGCGAGGGCACCGACGCCCGTACGCGCGAGCTGCCTCAGGTCGACGAGGACGGCACGCCTCGGCGACGTCCCCGTTCGGACTGGGCGGAGGAGACCCCGCTGGACGACCTCCCGACGCTGGCCGACGAACTGCTGGGTCCCCGTGACGACGACGAGCCGGACGAGGGGCGGGGGCGCCGGCGGCGCTGA
- a CDS encoding ATP-grasp domain-containing protein encodes MSPDRSVLHLGLRRSPLEWRPEIDAAAELGHAVYVHSDSGLGHTGLPDDRVAAFTRAESAEDVAARALRQARDGGHEPAAVLCWGDRYVDVAAGVAEALGLRGPSVAAAAVCLDKSAQRRALEPHGLNPRWRSGTTADELKAAVGELGLPLIFKLAHSSGGRGSAVIDADTDPDELMKLTSLNYEDSAAFLVEELVDGSEHSVSGLVHGGEVVILAVSDKYLAPGELRTTTTVVPSALTPEQLARVHEAAEGAVRAVGIATGGFHVDLRYSPEGPVVLEIGARLGGDLINSHLVPLATDGATQPYRSLVETLVDGELPSPAPFVTTAAMHLLLVPADSDLPALLSRLADHPSVRIAAEWPSPEDEVVVLVTAQDPDTIPAILDELRQRTGR; translated from the coding sequence ATGTCCCCCGACCGTTCAGTCCTCCATCTCGGCCTGCGCCGCTCCCCCCTGGAGTGGCGGCCCGAGATCGACGCCGCGGCGGAGCTGGGCCACGCCGTGTACGTCCACTCCGACTCCGGCCTCGGTCACACCGGGCTGCCCGACGACCGGGTCGCCGCCTTCACCAGGGCGGAGTCCGCCGAGGACGTGGCGGCCCGCGCCCTGCGGCAGGCACGGGACGGCGGGCACGAGCCCGCGGCGGTGCTGTGCTGGGGCGACCGGTACGTGGACGTCGCCGCCGGGGTCGCCGAGGCACTGGGCCTGCGCGGGCCCTCGGTCGCCGCGGCCGCCGTGTGCCTCGACAAGTCCGCGCAGCGCCGGGCCCTCGAACCGCACGGCCTCAACCCCCGCTGGCGCAGCGGAACCACGGCCGACGAGCTGAAGGCCGCGGTGGGGGAGCTGGGCCTTCCGCTGATCTTCAAGCTCGCCCACTCCTCGGGGGGCCGCGGATCCGCCGTGATCGACGCGGACACGGATCCGGACGAGCTGATGAAGCTGACGTCCCTCAACTACGAGGACTCCGCCGCCTTCCTGGTCGAGGAACTCGTCGACGGCAGCGAGCACTCGGTCTCCGGGCTCGTGCACGGCGGCGAGGTGGTGATCCTCGCCGTGTCCGACAAGTACCTGGCGCCCGGCGAACTCCGTACCACCACCACGGTCGTCCCCTCCGCGCTCACTCCGGAGCAGTTGGCCCGGGTGCACGAGGCGGCCGAGGGCGCGGTGCGCGCCGTGGGCATCGCGACCGGCGGTTTTCACGTGGATCTGCGCTACTCGCCCGAGGGCCCTGTCGTCCTGGAGATCGGCGCACGGCTCGGCGGCGACCTGATCAACTCCCATCTCGTGCCGCTCGCCACCGACGGCGCCACGCAGCCGTACCGCTCTCTCGTCGAGACCCTCGTGGACGGTGAACTGCCGTCCCCCGCTCCCTTCGTGACCACCGCGGCGATGCACCTGCTGCTGGTCCCCGCCGACAGTGACCTCCCGGCGCTGCTGTCCCGCCTCGCGGACCACCCGTCCGTACGGATCGCCGCCGAGTGGCCCTCCCCCGAGGACGAGGTAGTGGTGCTCGTTACGGCACAGGACCCGGACACGATCCCCGCGATCCTCGACGAACTCCGGCAGCGGACGGGACGGTAG